The following proteins are encoded in a genomic region of Neurospora crassa OR74A linkage group VI, whole genome shotgun sequence:
- a CDS encoding cytidine/deoxycytidylate deaminase, with the protein MTSATSSPSPEARAMTSTKDPIILLSTILRLTEERIIPLTRAGVSSGSKLFGAAILSRSSLKPLTVSTNNERESPLLHGEINCIQQYFALPPASFPEQGQEEEEGYRIPTKDTIFFATHEPCSLCLSGITWAGFNEFYYLFTYEDSRDLFAIPYDIEILEDVFRVKAPGDTEESMKRRPLYNRRNKFFVGRSLIELLEEAALSAEETDKWKKEIERVKGLYNGLSETYQEGKRGGVESASVWK; encoded by the coding sequence ATGACATCCGCCACTTCAAGTCCTTCTCCCGAGGCACGCGCAATGACCAGCACTAAAGACCCCATaatcctcctctccaccatCCTCCGTCTGACTGAAGAGCGCATAATCCCCCTCACCCGCGCCGGCGTCTCCTCCGGCTCCAAGCTCTTCGGCGCTGCCATCCTCTCTCGCTCCTCTTTGAAGCCTCTAACCGTGTCTACCAACAACGAGCGCGAATCCCCTTTGCTTCATGGCGAAATCAACTGCATCCAGCAATATTTCGCCTTGCCTCCTGCCTCGTTTCCAGAACAAGgacaggaagaagaagaaggttaccGCATCCCCACAAAGGACACCATCTTCTTCGCCACCCACGAGCCCTGCTCGCTCTGCCTATCGGGCATCACCTGGGCCGGCTTCAACGAGTTCTACTACCTGTTCACGTACGAGGACTCGCGCGACCTGTTTGCGATTCCGTACGATATTGAGATTCTCGAGGACGTGTTCCGGGTCAAGGCTCCGGGGGATACTGAGGAGTCAATGAAAAGGAGGCCGTTGTACAATCGACGGAATAAGTTCTTTGTGGGGAGGAGCTTGATCGAGTTGTTGGAAGAGGCGGCGCTCTCAGCGGAGGAAACggacaagtggaagaaagagatTGAGAGGGTTAAGGGGCTGTATAATGGGTTGAGTGAGACGTACCaagaggggaaaagaggCGGGGTGGAGAGTGCTAGTGTTTGGAAGTGA